In a genomic window of Alphaproteobacteria bacterium:
- a CDS encoding DUF350 domain-containing protein encodes MEFDIFYWDSEYNLRLLVNLGVVVALFTSLRFFSGAIAHINASEELLKKDNPAFGLSLAGTTLAVTWMLSGTIYGDPELTVLDGALLIAFHGLLGLLLMALTRIIFDKIALPKISLRDEIVNGNMAVAIADTGNVLAAAIIIRAVMVWFPYDELSTSTVMTLAGCYALSQVMLTCATMARIQIFKYKHEGRSSEEELRSGNIAYALTFAGRIIGTALAIAMATHLVPSEDTDFNAMLIGWVVASFVVTVILKVLSTITEKILMYNVDFSHELLTQRNIAAGAVRGVIYVSLGILLAEI; translated from the coding sequence ATGGAATTCGATATCTTTTACTGGGACAGCGAATATAACCTCCGCCTGCTGGTCAATCTCGGCGTTGTGGTCGCTCTCTTCACCTCCCTGCGCTTTTTCTCCGGTGCCATCGCGCATATTAACGCATCCGAAGAACTCCTCAAAAAGGACAACCCGGCCTTCGGCCTTTCTCTGGCCGGAACAACGCTGGCCGTGACGTGGATGCTCAGTGGCACGATCTATGGCGACCCGGAATTAACCGTGCTGGACGGTGCGCTTCTGATTGCCTTTCACGGCCTCCTCGGCCTCCTCTTAATGGCTTTGACCCGTATTATTTTTGATAAAATAGCCCTGCCGAAAATTTCCCTGCGGGACGAAATCGTCAACGGAAACATGGCCGTAGCCATCGCCGACACCGGCAACGTCCTCGCCGCCGCGATTATCATACGCGCCGTCATGGTCTGGTTTCCGTATGACGAACTCTCCACCTCGACCGTCATGACGCTCGCTGGGTGTTACGCCCTCTCGCAGGTCATGCTGACCTGCGCCACCATGGCCCGTATCCAGATTTTCAAATACAAGCACGAGGGACGCAGTTCCGAAGAAGAGCTTCGCAGCGGGAATATCGCCTACGCCCTCACCTTTGCGGGCCGGATCATCGGCACCGCGCTGGCCATCGCCATGGCCACGCACCTGGTGCCTTCCGAGGATACGGATTTCAACGCCATGCTCATCGGCTGGGTTGTGGCCTCCTTCGTTGTCACCGTGATCCTGAAAGTCCTTTCGACTATTACGGAAAAAATCCTGATGTATAACGTTGATTTTTCACACGAATTACTGACCCAGAGAAACATCGCTGCCGGCGCCGTCCGCGGCGTGATTTACGTCAGCCTCGGCATCCTTCTCGCTGAAATCTGA
- a CDS encoding efflux RND transporter periplasmic adaptor subunit translates to MKQSYLIAAAVAGLLILWMLPGLLGFGKKSAETESLQQNTLMAVEIEEQDSKPVISFIVAQGNVTPNREVTLRAETTGKVKEILSEEGQDVKESDIILRLDMEDRQIRLERARARLTEMKRKFEAAKNLSVKGYAAQSRTDEALAQLKEAQTEEQQIMLEIGDTEIRAPFDGILDKRNVEIGDFVNIGDDIVTIVDNTPLVVNVPVPQKEIGEIALGGNALIKIAGGKETGGMIRFIAPKADESTRTFRVEIEIQNTTTLSSGTSAEVYIPKKSVKAHAVSPGILTLDDAGRTGIKTVDDADIVHFNAVTIVSAETDRLFVSGLPESARIIVNGQGFVREGEKVKAVPAVQENDASAKTGDQPHERTD, encoded by the coding sequence ATGAAGCAGTCATATCTTATAGCGGCCGCTGTGGCCGGACTTCTAATCCTGTGGATGCTGCCGGGTCTTCTGGGTTTTGGCAAAAAATCAGCCGAGACGGAAAGCCTTCAACAGAACACCCTGATGGCGGTGGAAATCGAAGAGCAGGACAGCAAACCTGTTATTAGCTTCATTGTAGCCCAAGGCAACGTCACGCCGAACCGCGAAGTCACCCTCCGCGCCGAAACGACAGGAAAAGTGAAGGAAATTCTGAGCGAGGAAGGGCAGGACGTCAAGGAAAGCGACATCATCCTGCGTCTCGATATGGAAGATAGGCAAATCCGCCTCGAACGCGCCCGCGCCCGCCTGACGGAAATGAAAAGAAAATTCGAGGCCGCGAAGAATCTCAGCGTGAAAGGCTACGCCGCACAAAGCCGCACCGACGAAGCCCTTGCCCAGCTCAAGGAGGCACAGACCGAAGAACAGCAGATCATGCTGGAAATCGGGGACACGGAAATCCGCGCCCCCTTTGACGGCATCCTTGACAAACGAAATGTAGAAATTGGCGACTTTGTAAATATAGGAGACGATATTGTCACGATCGTCGATAATACCCCCCTGGTCGTCAATGTTCCCGTCCCACAGAAGGAAATCGGCGAAATCGCACTCGGCGGCAATGCCCTCATCAAAATCGCCGGAGGCAAGGAAACCGGGGGAATGATCCGCTTCATCGCCCCCAAGGCGGACGAAAGCACCCGCACCTTCCGCGTGGAAATCGAGATTCAGAACACTACCACCCTCTCCTCGGGAACCAGCGCCGAAGTCTACATCCCCAAGAAAAGCGTCAAGGCCCATGCGGTTTCTCCGGGCATTCTCACCCTCGATGACGCGGGCCGCACAGGCATCAAGACCGTGGATGATGCGGACATCGTGCATTTTAATGCGGTAACGATCGTCAGCGCAGAAACAGACAGGCTGTTCGTCTCCGGTCTTCCTGAAAGCGCCCGGATTATCGTCAACGGCCAAGGTTTTGTTCGAGAGGGCGAAAAGGTCAAAGCCGTTCCGGCCGTTCAGGAAAACGACGCATCGG